A stretch of DNA from Diospyros lotus cultivar Yz01 chromosome 14, ASM1463336v1, whole genome shotgun sequence:
TTGGCTAATTAATCGAAGGAACCGTCTGCGTCTCCGTCTCCGTCTCCGTCCGTCATCATTGACGCCTACAATCACCAAACTCAGCCAGCCCCCACGCTAGCGTCCCTTTTTCCCATTATCATTTTCTTACAATAcaatctctttccttttctttttttttataaaaataataatattaatgttgCTAATATATATTCCTTTTGGTTAAGGGAAGGTTGTACCCTAGGGCCTAGGCCAGCCCACCTTCTAGAAGTGAATCCCATCGGAAGTAACTGAGGCCCAACGCAGAGGATCGCAGCCTTCCGAAAGGCTCCACCATCCACGTGCCTAGAAATACATCAAAGAtatattaatttagtaaaaatacaataatagaCCCAAATTTTAGTTTCACTTAGTTATGCTCTTTTAGAGCATATATAAGctgattttgaaaaatgaattggattgaaattttttatttggttcaatattaaataaattcagtctaattttttacttaaaaatcttaaaaaatggGTCTTTGATTCAATTCCATCTAGCTTTCGATTTTAGATGAAATACCAGATaaagtattatatataatatatacatgtaaattTTAGATAGAAGActgaattaattattatatatatatttatatatacacgaaGCATTGCTCAGCAATACAACTGCTGTATTTATGGTATTTATAACAGTAAATATTAAGTATTTATCgctacaaatatattatatataacttGTGTTGTTGTAAATGCAACATACTCTAAACATCAGCAATACAACATGTACATACAACAtatcttctatatatatttttgtttttgtatttttatattttttttatgtaactatttaaaatttttgttatttcgattatactTCTTAACCATTCATTTTTTAGTCAATTGCACACCTCACCAAGAGCGTGCAACACATGCGCATTAAAATAGCTAAATTATCTCTCACGCTCGTGCAAACCCTCGTTGTCGATCACCATTTCTACTATAACTTCTTCCTTCAGTAGCTAGTGATgattgagatataaatgatggaaaagaaaatgaattaggACGAACGGAGTTTGTAAAGAGTAAGAGATTGACAAAGATGGTTGGCAATAGGTTTGCGTGGGCAGTGTGGCGAGataagaagcaatcagtgacAAGGTATGAGATGTGGCTAGTGATAAGTACAAATGATGGAGGAGAAGGTGTGATAGAGATAGTGACTAGCAAATAGCCTAAGAAGGCGGTGTGGCAATACAAGAAGTAGCTGGCGACAAATACAAAGGATGGAAGATAAGGTGTAGGCCAAAAGTTGTGGCAAAAGATGAAGATGACTCTCGAGTATGGGGAGGgcaataaatgataaaaaaagaCATTGGTGGTGGCAAAAGACAAAAAGGCAAAGGAGCTCTTGATGGGGGAAAACAAACCTGTCGAACAAATGGTTGGTTACTacaactgaagaagaagatagatGGTCTGAGGCACCGCTAACTAGGAAGACTATGACCAGAGAAGATGAAACAAGAGGTTTGGTCGACAAGAAAAGATTGATAGTCGGTCACGATGATCAGAGAAGACAAGGGAATAGTCGCGACGATCGAAAACAATGATTGATGCATTCGACAACGATTGTAGATGGTTGACGACAATCAATTACTAAGAATAATTTAGATATTTCAGTGCATGTGTATTGCATGTTTTAATTCAATTCTGGTGAAATATGTAATTGATTCGAACATGTATGGCctaaaaatgtaattgaaatgatgaaaaatttaaatggatacaaaaaaaatataaaaatataagaaaaataattagtttcttctgctatatatacatgtaaatttaataagaCTGAACCAAATTAACTCAATCTGATCCCACTCTGATGATGTGGTCTGATATTTGATTTAATAAGATCGAACCAAATTAACTTGACATTATTATAAGACAAAAAGTAAAAAgacaataattataatattttaatatattaaataataaaaaaatattgctTTAATTTGTTGACGACAAGGGTGagctagaaaaaaaatataattaagttaaattggAAGTTTATAaggatatattttatttaaatgttttttaatatattaattataatatataattaaatatataaaattatgtctgAATAAGATACGTTATCTTATCTCCATTATTATTCTACCTATATGGAACAAACATTTAAGTATTTTAGTTGTATATtctcataaatatatatattatttttgtgataAAACTCTGGCgatcataatatatatagctTTGACAAGTACCCCCCAAATGTTAGGGTATCCATTATTATATCTGTAAAGTCGAGGTGGTAACCTCGTTAGATTATTGGCTTGGGTTGAGTGTGATTGGACGGTGACATCAGATCCTCAACGACGGGTGACTTGCCCTCCTTCCCATTCCTTCAAATCTCGATTCCCTCTGTGTGAACATCAacccctctcttcttcttcttcttcttcttcttccccatttcGTTCTCGTCTTGGCTTTGGCTCTCCTCATAGCTTCCTTTTTGCTCCTTATCTCTCTCTTCTACTGCAGTAAAACACGCATTCAATTGGATTTCTgaaaattgttgaagaaatcGATCAATCACCATACGAACTTCACCCAGACAAtgacttcttcctcttcttctacttcttcattGTGGTGTTGTTATTCTTGAAAGGATTCGTTGATACCAACACCAACACCAACACAGAAACAAAGCGAGTAGAGAGAAGCGTAATTAGTTATGAGGGGAAATCAGCCACCGCCTCCGACCTCCGGCACCTCCAACCGCAATCGTCAACGGCGGCGATCTGACTTGACCTTACCGCTCCCACAGCGGAGCCCGACTCTGGCCGTGCCACTTCCTCTACCTCCGAGCTCGGCCCCTTTACGGTCCTCGAACTCGACTGTTAGCTTCTCGGAGCTGGAGCGGATCAACAGAATCGGAAGCGGCAGCGGCGGCACGGTCTACAAGGTGCTCCACCGCCGCACCGGCAAGCTCTACGCCTTGAAGGTGATCCACGGCAACCATGAGGACTCCGTCCTCGGCCAGATGCGCCGCGAAATCGAGATCCTCCGCGACGTCGACAACCCTAGCGTCGTCAAGTGCCACGACATGTTCGACCACGCGGGCGAGATCCAGGTCCTCCTCGAGTACATGGACGGTGGATCTCTCGAAGGCACTCACATCCACCACGAGCGCTCTCTCGCCGATCTCTCCCGTCAGGTCCTCTCCGGCCTCTACTACCTTCATGGACGGAAGATTGTGCACAGAGACATCAAGCCCTCGAATCTGTTAATCAACTCGCGGAAACAGGTGAAGATAGCCGACTTTGGAGTGTCGAGAATCCTGGCGCAGACGATGGATCCGTGTAATTCGTCGGTGGGGACGATCGCGTACATGAGTCCGGAGAGAATCAACACCGATCTTAACCACGGAAAGTACGACGGCTACGCCGGAGATATATGGAGCTTCGGGGTGAGCATTCTGGAGTTCTATTTAGGACGGTTCCCGTTCGCGGTGGGGCGGCAGGGGGATTGGGCGAGCCTCATGTGCGCCATCTGCATGTCGCAGCCGCCGGAGGCGCCTCCGACGGCGTCGAGAGAGTTCCGTGACTTCATATCTTGTTGCCTGCAGATGGATCCGGCGAAGAGATGGACCGCCGGCCAATTGCTCCGGCACCCTTTCATTAACAACAATCAGGTTCATCATCAGCCTCACCAACTACTACCTCCACCTCCACTATTTGCTTCTTGAATTTACTGTTCTTATGAAATCCTGTAATTTTCTTATGAAGGGGTTGGAGAATTTTGATtaagaatgagagaaaatggAGGAAGTCTGTTACTTTGAggtttcaatcaatcaatcaatcattgcATCTTCCTGATAATGTTTACCACAAAAGGAAAATCCATCTTTCAAGAATGGCTCCAATCTATGAACATGTCCTCCTGTTTTTCACAGATTGGATTTGGGTATTCGATTTCTGGGCAATCTGTTTAAAATGTTTTCCTGTTTTGGTTAAATTTTCTTGCCGGGTTATTTACTGAAAAAGATCAAACAAATGATGAATCTTTAGGCTAAAAATTCCGGGTTTGATTGGAAAGTCATTATGATGAATCTCTCTCCCATATCTGTCGTCATCATGGAGATAAGAATGATTGTGCGAATCTATACTCATGGATTGATTTTGAACATATTCTTTTTTCCATGTCTTAGAAActcttttatcttcttttcctCGAGTGTTCAAAGATGGATGCATCATGCACTCTTAACTAGCTAGAGAAGTTCAAAACTAGTCAAGATCTTGTTGGTATTTTAGAAAATCTTCGTATTTAGATTTAAAGGTTGCATCTTCTTCATTATTGAAATTCATAATGATGGTATCTTAAAACATGATGGTACCTTTGCTGTTCATTTTCTCTGAGATTGGTGTGTTTTTGGAAAGGTTTTAAATATtccttttcaaaaaaaaaaaaaatgttatcttGGTTGGTGAtgctctccccctctctctgcAACTGCAAGCGTGAAATGGTTCTGAAACAGTGTTAGAGAATCCATTCTCAGCATGGAAAAGTTGCAGGGCCTAATGATGATATCTTGTTGGCTGTTTCAATTGAGTTGGCCATTGGTGTGAATTTTGCCGGCTATCCAACCATTTTTAACCACGGTTACCAAGAGGTTGGAATTTAACATCTTTGGCTTATTGGTAGTATCACCTCTCACTCACTAGACTCCTACCCTAATGATGATAATATTCGTttagaaaaatatgtaatttttataataataacaattacaaattttaattctcAATCTCAGTGTGAaaagttaattattaatataatggTATGTgatgtttgattttttaattataaatttattttatttaatccactAATCCGAATTTACCATGGGAGAGTGGCTTTAGGATCCGAGATTGCGGCTTCTGTTCTGGCCATCCATTGTTATAAATGCGTAGTGATTAGTGAGCAGATAATATACGGAAATTGCTAGTAACATCCTCAGAtcagatttgttttttttttatattttacatgaAAAGATATTCTTCaagtgaaaatat
This window harbors:
- the LOC127789504 gene encoding mitogen-activated protein kinase kinase 5 → MRGNQPPPPTSGTSNRNRQRRRSDLTLPLPQRSPTLAVPLPLPPSSAPLRSSNSTVSFSELERINRIGSGSGGTVYKVLHRRTGKLYALKVIHGNHEDSVLGQMRREIEILRDVDNPSVVKCHDMFDHAGEIQVLLEYMDGGSLEGTHIHHERSLADLSRQVLSGLYYLHGRKIVHRDIKPSNLLINSRKQVKIADFGVSRILAQTMDPCNSSVGTIAYMSPERINTDLNHGKYDGYAGDIWSFGVSILEFYLGRFPFAVGRQGDWASLMCAICMSQPPEAPPTASREFRDFISCCLQMDPAKRWTAGQLLRHPFINNNQGLENFD